In Populus alba chromosome 1, ASM523922v2, whole genome shotgun sequence, a single window of DNA contains:
- the LOC118053532 gene encoding cinnamoyl-CoA reductase 1-like, translating into MPVHTSSLPCQGQTVCVTGAGGFIASWIVKLLLEKGYSVKGTVRNPADPKNSHLRELEGAQERLTLCKADILDYESVKEAIQGCDGVFHTACPVTDDPDKVMEPAVNGTKNVIMAAAEAKVRRVVFTSSIGTVYMDPNRSPDVVVDESCWSDLEYCKNTKNWYCYGKTVAEQDAWDVARNKGVDLVVVNPVVVLGPLLQPTVNASILHILKYLTGSAKTYANAVQAYVHVRDVAVAHILVFETPSASGRYICFEKMLHRGEVVEILAKFFPEYPIPTKCSDEKNPRKQNYKLTNQKIKDLGIEFVPVKQCLYETVKSLQEKGILPIPKHVEDSVNIQ; encoded by the exons atgCCTGTCCATACTTCATCACTTCCATGCCAAGGCCAAACTGTCTGTGTCACCGGGGCTGGTGGCTTCATTGCTTCATGGATTGTTAAACTTCTTCTAGAGAAAGGTTACTCTGTTAAAGGAACTGTGAGGAACCCAG CTGATCCCAAGAATTCCCATTTGAGGGAGCTTGAAGGAGCTCAAGAAAGATTAACTTTATGCAAGGCTGATATTCTTGATTATGAGTCTGTTAAAGAGGCTATTCAAGGGTGTGATGGAGTTTTCCATACTGCTTGTCCTGTCACAGACGATCCA GACAAGGTGATGGAGCCAGCAGTGAATGGAACCAAGAATGTGATCATGGCAGCAGCTGAGGCCAAAGTCCGACGAGTGGTTTTCACGTCCTCAATTGGTACTGTGTACATGGACCCCAACAGGAGCCCTGATGTTGTCGTTGATGAATCTTGCTGGAGTGATCTTGAGTATTGCAAGAACACCAAg AATTGGTATTGCTATGGAAAGACTGTGGCAGAACAGGATGCATGGGATGTGGCTAGGAACAAAGGAGTTGACCTAGTGGTGGTGAACCCGGTGGTGGTGCTTGGACCATTGTTGCAACCCACTGTCAATGCTAGCATCCTTCACATCCTCAAGTACCTAACCGGCTCAGCCAAGACATATGCTAACGCTGTTCAAGCTTATGTGCATGTTAGGGATGTGGCCGTAGCCCACATTTTAGTCTTCGAGACACCTTCTGCCTCCGGCCGTTACATTTGCTTTGAGAAAATGCTTCACCGTGGAGAGGTGGTGGAAATCCTTGCAAAGTTCTTCCCGGAGTATCCCATCCCCACCAA GTGTTCTGATgagaaaaacccaagaaaacaaaactacaaGCTCACAAACCAGAAGATCAAGGATCTGGGCATCGAATTCGTCCCAGTGAAACAGTGCCTGTATGAAACTGTTAAGAGCTTGCAGGAAAAGGGTATCCTTCCAATCCCAAAACATGTTGAAGACTCTGTGAACATTCAATAA